One window from the genome of Amaranthus tricolor cultivar Red isolate AtriRed21 chromosome 9, ASM2621246v1, whole genome shotgun sequence encodes:
- the LOC130823210 gene encoding uncharacterized protein LOC130823210 — protein MFHHHHQSHNVNSNIDIYSTPIRGESLDENEMEYDDDDDDDDDDDENEGNDQDDQYGEDGGNSVHHVDASLYTQPSFQDLVSQFGSPPSFTQLVQPSQQLPNNNDEAPIPSKKSWDLIEDIALICSVMNTSTDPIVSTNQKIRVRWQKVKEAYEAARMERPHLIPRRTADMLKCRWGRVALACLKWSGSYDEALRRKKSGTTNEDVLKEAHLIHQRKHGNFNLIEQWKILTNSKSSGKRSRTEEDSETPTSEPQGGSSTRPEGVKKAKARMTGKMVADQSIQALSAFGESLRLNS, from the exons atgtttcaccaccatcatcaatctcACAATGTCAACTCTAATATTGATATCTATTCAACTCCAATAAGGGGTGAAAGTTTAGACGAAAATGAGATGGAgtatgatgacgatgatgatgatgatgatgatgatgatgaaaatgaaggaAATGATCAAGATGATCAATATGGTGAAGATGGAGGAAATTCTGTTCATCATGTTGATGCTAGTCTTTACACCCAACCATCATTTCAAGATCTAGTTTCACAATTTGGTTCACCGCCGAGCTTCACTCAATTGGTTCAACCATCTCAACAGCTacctaataataatgatgaagcCCCTATACCTTCAAAGAAAAGTTGGGATTTGATTGAAGATATTGCTCTCATATGTTCAGTCATGAACACAAGTACAGATCCAATTGTGAGCACCAACCAAAAGATCAGAGTGAGGTGGCAGAAAGTTAAGGAAGCTTATGAAGCAGCGAGGATGGAACGACCCCATCTAATCCCACGAAGAACCGCCGACATGCTTAAATGTCGTTGGGGTAGAGTTGCTCTAGCATGTTTGAAGTGGTCTGGAAGTTATGATGAGGCTCTTAGGAGGAAAAAGAGTGGCACGACAAACGAAGATGTGCTTAAAGAAGCGCATTTAATCCATCAAAGAAAACACGGTAACTTTAACTTGATTGAGCAATGGAAAATTTTAACAAA TAGTAAAAGTAGTGGGAAAAGATCAAGGACGGAAGAAGATTCTGAAACTCCAACAAGTGAACCTCAAGGAGGATCATCCACTCGCCCCGAGGGTGTGAAGAAGGCTAAGGCTCGCATGACTGGGAAGATGGTTGCAGATCAATCAATTCAAGCTTTGAGTGCATTTGGAGAGAGTCTTCGACTTAATTcataa